Genomic DNA from Vagococcus luciliae:
TACTTTTGACTAACTAGATATTGTGTGGCACGTTTACTTCTAGGACCTGATGCACAAACCACATAAACTGTTTTTCCTTTTGGTTTATATTGTTGAATCGTATCCAATGGAACATTTTTTGCTTTAGGTATATGCCCTTGAGCAAATTCTTCTGGACTTCTCACATCTATTAATTCAATCGGTTTTTTCAACTTTTCTTGTAATTCTTGTGCTGAAATACTTGGCACTTTCTTAAATAAAAACATATATTCCTCCTAGATATTTGCGTCTTACACAACCAATATACCCCCTACCCTATAAAAAGAAA
This window encodes:
- a CDS encoding rhodanese-like domain-containing protein, whose translation is MFLFKKVPSISAQELQEKLKKPIELIDVRSPEEFAQGHIPKAKNVPLDTIQQYKPKGKTVYVVCASGPRSKRATQYLVSQKYDAYNIEGGMMMWNGTLKVGYK